One region of Limnospira fusiformis SAG 85.79 genomic DNA includes:
- a CDS encoding procyclic acidic repetitive family protein — translation MDEELLTTVFLEDEEIDDIFDDLEAETPFLLPTESVDDPAVEVTTTATPVNPLSEVVNLRDFIIEQLFDEEVYLAQNPDLAQFKLELESAGFQFNAREHFLEFGKFEGREFSAFFSVTRYLEKNTDLSLVINREEAFSHFLDFGLNEAREFSDFFSASFYAEANPDLAAITQETLVSKFAHFLGFGQFENRRFSRVFDANTYLQLNPDVSQLLQESANLGIQISAFSHFITRGRSENRQFSNIFDVSEYLQLNPDLVPFVESGEINAIDHWVRFGISERREFSLSFSVSQVLRTLSLSSLTEINISELFAQIESNLALILESDDDVDDDVDDDVDDDVDDDVDDDVDDDIDDDVDDDIDDDVDDDVDDDIDATAPEIPQIPPLPVIPPIAEQPEPEPEPEPEPEPEPEPEPEPEPEPEPEPEPEPEPEPEPEPEPEPEEPELPLDVVLDVDYILTTYEAELRIAFGVQDVTTISTRELLDWLDENALEAGINPSPFVDIQFYVRTFGQQLTEFYSVSSVEELSYLQIVNFIEGEGLERGFSPSPNINFAHFQATYSSQIEAFFRTSIENITNAQLFSYIVEVGLEQGQSPSVLIDLNFILSNQQSVTAIESHFGTEIANLTNAQIVRFISSDEGLERVTPSTLVSLNYFRAVHRQRLEAFFGVEIAEITNSQVFTFVNTIGLQEGLNTSAQLGFSYLQSIYGERITAALGEGATQQEVLAFIQREGLPENVNPSVFVHLDFVQQSQSQEVQDFFNVESATQLSNQQVINSIQANVKVDVNYVVTQYAEQLAEFYEIEVEQVNSLSSEQVISFTLGAGANLGVNPTPINLAEIRRLFGTELQAFFGVSDVRFLIDTQVNSFVINQSRVSGRVNELVNVVNVNYYQTIFSEALTATFGEDFTDENVVQFVFGDAAPAINIRFAKIKYRAALEQQAQSLGRTLETLTDDEVRLYLFTEGFDVENTLTPFNLEVVRTEYAAQLTAFYQVTNVAVLSEQQIYRFVVGQALEQGLSLAEVVDEEALEILREEYSSLLIEFYGVENVETLSTNVVLDFIYGGLSQIVDYDYFRFTFTGDVEATFGVESISEVTKLQIVEYLYEQEVSVSSLHWFNVEAYLEEHGSAAETAIAQFFRVSSINELSVTQIRDFALNIGVQQFSIEGALNIDYIRETFNAAIVSSDLAVNAWLESFSFLNVDTAYVQNQLEGLLLDETLTLEQVNEILGTEIEGLDELSDRHLITLVFDADFQEIIGDVEIQLFQETLNIDYVRTVFASAIAHTLEVDIAAVTGEEVLTVSDEQLDEFLLAQSEEIASELEIDADDVTLELAQEWFITNSVTTVEGLSVEVDIAYVKYQLQRSLDDEQFSLEDINSILDEPVEEFDDLTDEQIVSLGLNAEFQAEFSLEISLVQTELSIGFVVSRFSTELAEFFDLSPEEFAAREFTQEEIIEFFSSTQAEAIAEFLGETVVGGEDDDDLDDEDDEDDDSDDDEDDEDDDSDDDDDDDEDDDEDEDDDEDEDDDEDDDEDDDSDDEDEDDDDDDDQDDDSDDGPVFAAEDVLAYIEQLMVDVETVTQTEEIDIEFVTYQLEELFQASVFSLEDVNTILETEYESVDELTTEDIVTLAFSVEFQEVLGEDVEIELVQSEVNYSYLRASQAQAIADLFSTEENPITVEDVLRGEIEPLTDAEILAAFEENFLTADVGFIRYQVEQLLTETTITIEQVNESLSLEESIEAIVELNDAQIINLVYNQEFKALLMEAEQTIELSAINYEAFIEANAETLIQQFEVDDVTELTLEQVHGFMFSGQVSIQGFVNFDYLRETFMSAIASQELPDSTILDWFNTDFSSINVNFLNAQFNQFTAEVQTQLLDSLGIELNEGESLSHQQLIEIFYSSEFQTITGIETLQTLAFDWQGYAEANAEALADFYQAFLVPAIPEGQAPNSVVVELSNFTGAEAQVTVTLEEVEGGIQFTVDGVEPTADINGVFFNIEDSSLLDSLSVSGDDVTNSNFSGDVKRVRNTSISPLKFDAGVQIGTPGIGQDDIQSTVFVITADGEELSLDQFVGQEFGVRLTSVQSGGSRSASSKLRGTAEAAFTADGDDVGVIDVSSLSSEQVFNFAFRQGWQLGINPVEFVEVDFLRQQFAVDIARAYNIDVSAVASLESSLVLDYVYGGLSTQIDFEFYRTKYAASLQSTFGISAESLTRAQILEHAYTVGLEQGFNFVAIDYDAIATQYPQVFADFFGIPVEEIFNLDLSILQSFDLGIASELGIDISPFVDIEFFRQQASEQILQNYRIENVFRINSQQLFEFSLQGNFSTAPTIDLNWALTQYADFLAENLADFDQDDDGEIDNSELFDALTGQLLEQGNETSDIYSFEQYFESEDVQEEVAEFFGVESFEDVTFTQRLEYMFGAGLLAGIDPYSEEFLEANPQMAMDIYLEENSAALIEFAGVRSINQVTFLDVYNFQAINEINAFSGISTIDDIDDIDDIIDDIIDEVDAFSV, via the coding sequence ATGGACGAAGAACTTTTGACAACAGTCTTCCTAGAAGATGAGGAAATAGATGATATTTTCGACGATTTAGAGGCAGAAACTCCGTTTTTATTGCCTACAGAAAGTGTAGATGATCCGGCGGTAGAAGTTACTACCACAGCCACCCCTGTCAATCCGCTGAGTGAAGTAGTAAATCTTCGGGACTTTATTATCGAACAACTGTTTGATGAGGAAGTATATCTAGCTCAAAACCCTGACCTCGCACAGTTTAAATTAGAATTAGAATCAGCGGGTTTTCAGTTTAATGCACGGGAGCATTTTCTCGAATTTGGGAAATTTGAAGGTCGCGAATTTAGTGCTTTCTTCAGTGTGACTCGATACCTAGAGAAAAACACGGACCTTTCCCTAGTCATCAATCGTGAAGAAGCCTTCAGTCACTTCTTGGATTTTGGTCTGAATGAAGCTCGAGAATTTAGCGACTTTTTTAGCGCCAGTTTTTATGCAGAAGCGAATCCAGACTTGGCTGCTATTACCCAGGAAACTTTAGTTAGTAAGTTTGCTCACTTTTTGGGTTTTGGACAATTTGAAAATCGCCGTTTTAGCCGAGTATTTGATGCCAATACCTACCTACAACTTAACCCAGACGTTAGTCAGTTACTGCAAGAATCAGCTAACCTAGGTATACAAATTAGTGCCTTTAGTCATTTTATCACCAGGGGTCGGTCTGAAAATCGGCAGTTTAGCAATATCTTTGATGTGAGCGAATACCTGCAACTCAACCCCGATTTAGTTCCCTTTGTTGAAAGTGGGGAAATTAATGCGATCGACCACTGGGTAAGATTCGGTATTTCTGAACGGCGCGAGTTTAGTCTTTCCTTCTCGGTTTCCCAGGTTTTAAGAACTCTCAGCCTCAGCAGTTTAACTGAAATCAATATCTCGGAACTGTTTGCTCAAATAGAAAGTAATCTCGCTTTAATTCTTGAGAGTGATGATGATGTCGATGATGATGTCGATGATGATGTCGATGATGATGTCGATGATGATGTCGATGATGATGTCGATGATGATATCGATGATGATGTCGATGATGATATCGATGATGATGTCGATGATGATGTCGATGATGATATCGATGCTACAGCACCCGAGATTCCACAGATACCCCCATTACCGGTAATACCTCCTATAGCAGAGCAACCCGAACCCGAACCCGAACCGGAACCCGAACCCGAACCGGAACCCGAACCCGAACCCGAACCCGAACCCGAACCGGAACCCGAACCCGAACCCGAACCCGAACCCGAACCCGAACCCGAACCCGAACCCGAACCGGAAGAACCCGAATTACCATTAGACGTTGTTCTGGATGTAGATTACATTCTGACCACCTATGAAGCTGAGTTACGAATAGCTTTCGGGGTTCAAGATGTTACCACGATTTCCACTCGGGAACTCTTAGATTGGCTAGATGAGAATGCTTTAGAAGCCGGGATTAACCCATCTCCTTTTGTCGATATCCAGTTTTATGTAAGGACTTTTGGTCAGCAATTAACCGAATTTTACAGCGTAAGCTCTGTTGAAGAGCTAAGTTACCTGCAAATTGTCAACTTCATAGAAGGGGAAGGCTTAGAGCGTGGATTTTCCCCCAGTCCGAATATAAACTTTGCTCACTTTCAAGCCACCTACAGCAGCCAAATAGAAGCCTTCTTTAGGACTTCCATTGAGAATATTACTAATGCTCAACTGTTCAGTTACATTGTTGAAGTTGGTCTGGAACAGGGTCAGAGTCCGTCAGTTCTGATTGATTTGAATTTCATACTGTCAAATCAGCAGTCGGTGACAGCTATTGAATCCCACTTTGGGACAGAAATTGCTAACCTGACTAATGCTCAGATTGTGCGGTTTATCAGTTCCGACGAGGGTTTAGAACGAGTCACTCCTTCTACCTTAGTAAGTCTCAACTACTTCCGAGCAGTTCATCGCCAGCGTTTAGAAGCATTTTTTGGTGTTGAAATTGCCGAAATCACCAACTCTCAAGTATTTACCTTTGTAAATACCATTGGTTTGCAAGAAGGGTTAAATACCTCGGCTCAATTAGGTTTTAGCTATCTGCAATCTATCTATGGTGAACGAATCACTGCAGCTCTGGGAGAAGGTGCTACTCAGCAGGAAGTGCTGGCATTTATTCAACGGGAAGGCTTACCAGAAAACGTTAATCCTTCTGTGTTTGTACATCTGGATTTCGTGCAACAAAGCCAATCGCAAGAAGTTCAGGACTTTTTCAATGTTGAGAGCGCTACACAACTGTCTAATCAGCAGGTCATCAACAGCATTCAAGCTAATGTTAAGGTTGATGTTAACTATGTGGTGACTCAATATGCTGAACAACTGGCTGAGTTCTACGAAATTGAGGTAGAACAGGTTAATTCTTTAAGTTCGGAACAGGTGATTTCTTTCACGTTGGGTGCGGGAGCAAATTTGGGTGTTAATCCTACTCCTATTAACTTGGCTGAAATTCGCCGATTATTTGGGACTGAACTGCAAGCATTTTTCGGAGTTTCGGATGTCAGGTTTCTGATCGATACTCAAGTTAACTCGTTCGTCATCAATCAAAGCCGAGTTTCGGGACGGGTTAATGAGCTGGTTAATGTGGTTAATGTCAACTATTACCAGACTATTTTCTCGGAGGCTCTCACGGCTACTTTTGGCGAAGATTTTACGGATGAAAATGTAGTTCAATTTGTGTTTGGGGATGCAGCGCCTGCTATTAACATCCGGTTTGCTAAAATTAAATATCGAGCGGCACTGGAACAACAGGCACAGTCTTTAGGTCGGACGCTGGAAACTCTGACTGATGATGAGGTTCGCCTCTATCTATTTACGGAAGGCTTTGATGTTGAAAATACCCTAACTCCGTTTAATCTTGAGGTTGTCAGGACTGAATATGCGGCCCAACTGACAGCTTTTTATCAAGTGACAAATGTAGCGGTTCTCAGTGAACAGCAAATTTATCGTTTTGTGGTTGGTCAGGCTTTAGAGCAGGGTCTGAGCCTGGCTGAAGTGGTAGATGAGGAAGCACTGGAAATTCTGCGGGAAGAGTACAGCAGCTTGCTAATAGAATTCTACGGTGTGGAAAACGTAGAAACTCTCAGCACTAATGTGGTTCTCGATTTTATTTATGGTGGCTTGTCTCAGATAGTTGATTATGACTACTTCCGGTTTACTTTTACTGGAGATGTCGAAGCGACTTTTGGGGTGGAAAGCATCAGCGAAGTTACTAAACTCCAAATTGTAGAGTATCTCTATGAACAGGAGGTTAGTGTCAGTTCCCTACACTGGTTTAATGTTGAAGCGTACTTGGAAGAACATGGTTCGGCGGCGGAAACTGCGATCGCACAATTTTTCCGGGTAAGTTCCATCAATGAACTTTCGGTAACTCAGATCCGTGATTTTGCGCTGAATATCGGTGTTCAACAATTCAGCATTGAAGGTGCGCTTAATATTGACTATATTCGGGAAACCTTCAACGCGGCTATTGTTTCCAGCGATCTGGCGGTTAACGCATGGTTGGAAAGTTTCTCTTTCCTGAATGTTGATACTGCTTATGTTCAGAATCAATTGGAAGGGTTACTGCTAGATGAAACCCTGACCCTGGAACAGGTAAATGAGATTTTGGGGACGGAAATTGAGGGTTTGGATGAGTTGAGCGATCGCCATCTGATTACCTTGGTGTTTGATGCCGATTTCCAAGAAATTATCGGTGATGTGGAAATTCAACTTTTCCAAGAAACTCTCAATATTGACTATGTGCGGACTGTCTTTGCATCGGCGATCGCTCATACTTTGGAAGTTGATATCGCCGCCGTTACTGGTGAGGAAGTCCTCACGGTTTCTGATGAACAGCTTGATGAGTTTCTACTGGCTCAGTCGGAAGAAATTGCCAGCGAACTGGAAATTGATGCCGATGATGTGACTCTGGAACTGGCTCAAGAGTGGTTTATCACTAACTCGGTGACTACTGTTGAGGGTTTATCTGTTGAGGTTGATATTGCTTACGTTAAATATCAATTGCAACGGTCTCTCGATGATGAACAGTTCTCCCTTGAGGATATTAATTCCATCCTTGATGAACCTGTTGAGGAATTTGATGACCTCACAGATGAACAAATTGTTAGCCTCGGTCTCAATGCTGAGTTTCAAGCTGAATTCTCCCTAGAGATTAGTCTGGTTCAAACAGAACTGAGTATCGGTTTTGTCGTTTCTCGATTCTCTACTGAATTGGCTGAGTTCTTCGATTTGTCTCCTGAAGAATTCGCGGCGAGAGAATTTACTCAAGAAGAAATTATCGAATTCTTTAGCTCTACTCAAGCTGAGGCGATCGCTGAATTTCTTGGGGAAACTGTTGTCGGCGGCGAAGATGATGACGATCTCGACGACGAAGACGACGAGGATGATGATTCCGACGACGACGAAGACGACGAGGATGATGATTCCGACGACGACGACGACGACGACGAAGACGACGACGAAGACGAAGACGACGACGAAGACGAAGACGACGACGAAGACGACGACGAGGATGATGATTCCGACGACGAAGACGAAGACGACGACGACGACGACGACCAGGATGATGATTCCGACGACGGTCCAGTGTTTGCAGCCGAGGACGTTCTGGCTTACATCGAGCAGTTGATGGTCGATGTCGAGACCGTTACCCAAACCGAAGAAATCGATATCGAGTTTGTCACCTATCAGCTTGAGGAACTGTTCCAGGCTTCTGTTTTCAGCCTAGAAGATGTCAATACCATCTTGGAGACTGAATATGAATCTGTGGATGAGTTAACCACTGAAGACATCGTGACTTTGGCGTTTAGCGTTGAATTCCAAGAGGTTCTAGGTGAGGATGTCGAGATTGAACTGGTACAGTCTGAAGTTAACTACAGCTATCTGCGAGCCTCTCAAGCTCAAGCGATCGCTGATTTATTCAGCACAGAAGAAAATCCGATTACCGTTGAGGATGTCCTACGCGGTGAAATCGAACCCTTGACAGATGCTGAGATTTTGGCAGCCTTCGAGGAGAACTTCTTAACTGCTGATGTCGGATTTATTCGCTATCAAGTTGAGCAACTTCTGACCGAGACAACCATTACCATTGAACAGGTTAATGAGAGCCTGTCTCTTGAGGAGTCCATAGAAGCCATTGTAGAGCTTAATGATGCTCAAATCATCAATTTGGTCTACAACCAAGAATTCAAAGCCTTGCTGATGGAAGCAGAGCAGACTATAGAGCTATCTGCTATCAACTACGAGGCATTCATTGAGGCGAATGCAGAAACCTTAATCCAACAGTTTGAGGTGGATGATGTCACAGAGCTGACCTTAGAACAAGTTCATGGGTTCATGTTCAGTGGACAAGTCAGCATTCAGGGATTTGTCAACTTTGACTATCTCCGTGAGACTTTCATGAGTGCGATCGCATCCCAGGAACTGCCAGATAGCACCATTCTTGACTGGTTTAACACCGATTTCTCATCGATTAACGTCAACTTCCTGAATGCTCAATTCAACCAGTTTACAGCAGAAGTACAAACACAGTTGTTGGATTCTCTGGGTATTGAGCTTAACGAAGGCGAATCCCTCAGCCATCAGCAACTCATCGAAATTTTCTACAGCAGTGAGTTCCAAACCATTACCGGAATTGAAACCCTGCAAACACTAGCCTTTGATTGGCAAGGATATGCCGAAGCTAATGCAGAAGCCTTGGCTGATTTCTATCAAGCCTTCCTCGTGCCAGCTATTCCAGAAGGTCAGGCTCCTAATTCCGTAGTCGTTGAATTGTCGAATTTCACCGGAGCAGAAGCACAGGTAACGGTGACATTAGAAGAAGTGGAAGGAGGCATTCAATTCACAGTTGACGGTGTGGAACCCACCGCCGATATTAACGGTGTGTTCTTCAATATCGAAGATAGTAGCCTTCTCGATAGTCTGTCTGTATCTGGGGATGATGTCACCAATTCTAACTTTAGTGGTGATGTGAAACGGGTAAGAAATACCTCGATTTCACCGCTGAAATTTGATGCTGGTGTCCAAATCGGAACTCCTGGTATTGGTCAGGATGATATTCAATCCACAGTGTTTGTGATTACTGCAGATGGTGAAGAATTGAGCCTAGACCAGTTTGTGGGTCAGGAATTTGGAGTTCGTCTAACCAGTGTACAGTCCGGCGGAAGTCGCAGTGCTAGCAGTAAGTTGCGCGGAACAGCAGAAGCTGCTTTTACCGCTGATGGTGATGATGTTGGTGTGATTGATGTTAGTTCCCTTTCTTCTGAACAGGTGTTTAACTTTGCCTTCCGACAAGGATGGCAATTGGGAATTAACCCGGTGGAATTTGTGGAAGTTGATTTTCTGCGACAACAGTTCGCCGTTGACATCGCGCGAGCCTATAACATTGATGTTAGCGCAGTTGCCTCCCTGGAAAGCTCTTTGGTGCTGGATTATGTCTATGGTGGTCTTTCGACCCAAATTGACTTCGAGTTCTACCGCACTAAATATGCTGCTTCCTTGCAGTCTACCTTTGGAATCAGTGCTGAGAGTCTGACTCGCGCACAAATTCTTGAACACGCCTATACGGTAGGTTTGGAACAAGGGTTTAATTTTGTGGCCATTGATTATGATGCGATCGCCACTCAATATCCCCAAGTCTTTGCTGACTTCTTTGGTATCCCGGTTGAGGAAATTTTCAACCTGGATCTGTCAATTTTGCAAAGTTTTGACTTGGGAATTGCCTCGGAACTTGGCATCGATATCAGCCCATTTGTTGATATTGAATTCTTCCGCCAACAAGCGAGCGAACAAATTCTTCAGAACTATCGCATTGAAAATGTCTTCCGCATTAATTCTCAACAACTGTTTGAGTTTAGTTTGCAAGGCAATTTCAGCACGGCACCGACCATCGATCTCAATTGGGCGCTGACTCAATATGCTGATTTCTTGGCTGAAAATCTCGCTGATTTTGATCAAGATGACGATGGTGAGATTGATAATTCGGAACTGTTCGATGCTTTGACCGGTCAACTGCTGGAACAAGGTAACGAAACTTCCGATATCTACAGCTTTGAGCAATATTTCGAGTCGGAAGATGTGCAAGAAGAGGTGGCTGAGTTCTTTGGTGTGGAATCCTTTGAGGACGTTACCTTTACTCAGCGCTTAGAGTATATGTTCGGTGCTGGTCTGCTGGCGGGAATTGACCCCTACAGTGAGGAGTTCCTAGAAGCTAATCCGCAAATGGCAATGGATATTTACCTGGAAGAAAACTCTGCTGCTTTGATTGAGTTTGCTGGAGTTCGGTCTATTAATCAGGTGACCTTCTTGGATGTTTATAACTTCCAAGCCATCAATGAGATTAATGCCTTCTCTGGCATCAGTACCATCGATGACATTGATGATATCGATGACATTATCGATGACATTATCGATGAAGTA
- a CDS encoding response regulator transcription factor — protein MSRILIAEDEPRIAAFLEKGLRASGFTTAIANSGQDVLEQACSQNFDLLILDLGLPDRDGFQILKELRGQGETLPIIILTARDDLSDKVAGLEAGADDYVTKPFRFAELLARVRARLRNQPSKNADDDKTLSTANICLNLYTREVQVADRTLQLSAKEFLLLETFLRHPEQVLSREQLLDQVWGYDYDPGSNIVDVYVGYLRKKLGSDRIETVRGMGYRLSTSPASSSQI, from the coding sequence ATGAGCCGGATTTTAATTGCTGAAGATGAACCCCGGATAGCTGCTTTTTTGGAAAAGGGACTGCGGGCTAGTGGTTTTACCACTGCGATCGCTAATAGTGGACAAGATGTTTTAGAGCAGGCGTGTAGCCAGAACTTTGATTTGCTGATCCTAGACCTGGGACTTCCTGACCGCGACGGTTTCCAGATTTTAAAAGAATTGCGCGGTCAGGGGGAAACTTTACCCATTATCATCCTCACCGCTAGGGATGACCTCAGCGACAAGGTGGCGGGTCTGGAGGCGGGGGCTGATGATTATGTGACTAAACCCTTTCGCTTCGCTGAATTGCTGGCTAGAGTCCGCGCTAGACTCCGCAACCAACCCTCTAAAAATGCTGATGATGATAAAACTCTCTCCACCGCTAATATCTGCTTGAATTTGTACACTCGTGAGGTACAGGTGGCCGATCGCACTCTCCAACTTTCCGCTAAAGAATTTCTCCTATTGGAGACTTTTCTGCGTCACCCGGAACAGGTACTTAGTCGAGAACAGTTACTTGATCAAGTTTGGGGTTATGATTATGACCCCGGCTCTAATATCGTTGATGTTTATGTGGGGTATCTGCGGAAAAAATTGGGAAGCGATCGCATTGAAACAGTGAGAGGGATGGGTTATCGGTTATCTACTTCCCCCGCTTCCTCCAGTCAAATTTGA
- a CDS encoding ABC transporter ATP-binding protein has translation MTPAVLIQNLQKRYGSVEAVKDISLEIQPGEIFGLLGPNGAGKTTTLRSLCTLITPDAGKLAVSGISVLEEPKLVRQRLGYVAQEVAIDKVLTGRELLQLQASLYHIPRPRIKDRIETVSNLLGLGEWIDQKTGTYSGGIRKRLDLASGLLHQPDVLVLDEPTVGLDIESRVVVWDFLRQLREQGITVLITSHYLEEIDALADRVSIIDKGVVIATGTPSELKDRVGGDRITLRIREFSPLSEAQAAKALLEPLPCVQEVIINQAQGNSLNLVVASQNDALFTIQQALKDAGLPTFGIAQSRPSLDDVYLAATGQTLMDAEIAAVATRDPKAEKKRNMR, from the coding sequence ATGACTCCTGCCGTTCTTATCCAAAATCTCCAAAAACGTTACGGCTCAGTAGAAGCCGTGAAAGACATTTCCTTAGAAATTCAGCCAGGGGAAATTTTTGGCTTGCTTGGTCCTAATGGCGCTGGTAAGACCACCACCCTGCGATCGCTGTGTACCTTAATCACTCCCGACGCTGGAAAATTAGCGGTTTCGGGAATTTCAGTTCTCGAGGAGCCGAAATTAGTGAGACAGCGCCTTGGCTATGTAGCCCAGGAAGTAGCCATTGATAAAGTTCTCACAGGTCGGGAACTGTTGCAACTACAAGCCTCCTTGTACCATATCCCCCGTCCTCGCATCAAAGATCGCATTGAAACTGTGTCCAATTTGCTAGGCTTGGGGGAATGGATTGATCAAAAAACCGGGACTTATTCTGGGGGTATTCGTAAGCGTTTAGATCTCGCTTCTGGACTTCTGCATCAACCTGATGTTTTGGTCCTTGATGAACCGACTGTCGGGTTAGATATTGAAAGTCGGGTGGTAGTGTGGGATTTCCTGCGACAATTGCGAGAACAAGGAATCACAGTGTTGATTACCAGCCATTATTTAGAGGAAATAGATGCTTTAGCCGATCGCGTCTCCATCATTGATAAAGGGGTAGTAATTGCCACCGGAACCCCCTCCGAATTGAAAGACAGAGTAGGAGGCGATCGCATTACCCTGAGAATTAGGGAGTTTTCCCCCTTATCAGAAGCCCAAGCCGCCAAAGCCCTATTAGAGCCGCTTCCCTGTGTCCAAGAGGTAATCATCAATCAGGCTCAGGGAAACTCTCTTAACCTCGTAGTTGCATCCCAAAATGATGCCCTATTTACCATTCAACAAGCCCTTAAAGATGCTGGCTTACCCACCTTTGGGATAGCACAATCTCGCCCTAGTTTAGATGATGTCTATTTAGCGGCGACAGGTCAAACCCTAATGGATGCAGAAATAGCCGCCGTCGCCACTCGCGACCCCAAAGCCGAGAAAAAACGCAATATGCGTTAA
- a CDS encoding ABC transporter permease produces MSSTSINQLSTAEIRPEKTNDIADFVQETAALTRRLFIQLKRRPSTLIAGVIQPLMWLILFGALFQNAPQGLFGETDNYGQFLGAGVIVFTAFAGALNAGLPVMFDREFGFLNRLLVAPLASRFSIVLASAIYIVTLSFIQTAAIVTVAAFIGAGLPGIAGLAVIALVVLLLVLGVTGLSLGLAFALPGHIELIAVIFVTNLPLLFASTALAPLSFMPRWLQVVATLNPLSYAIEPIRYLYTHESWSFGSVVMAAPFGNITFGVALVVLLAFAIASLLIIQPLLRRRFA; encoded by the coding sequence ATGAGTAGTACCAGCATTAATCAGTTATCAACCGCTGAAATTAGACCCGAAAAAACCAATGATATCGCCGATTTTGTGCAGGAAACAGCGGCTTTAACCCGTCGTTTATTTATTCAATTAAAGCGACGACCATCAACCCTAATAGCCGGAGTAATTCAGCCATTAATGTGGTTGATTCTGTTCGGTGCATTATTCCAAAATGCCCCCCAGGGCTTATTTGGAGAAACTGATAATTATGGTCAGTTTTTGGGGGCGGGAGTGATTGTCTTTACCGCTTTTGCGGGGGCTTTAAATGCCGGATTACCGGTAATGTTTGACCGAGAATTTGGGTTCCTTAATCGGCTCCTAGTAGCGCCTTTGGCTTCCCGGTTTTCCATTGTTTTAGCCTCGGCGATTTATATTGTCACCCTCAGCTTTATTCAAACGGCGGCGATTGTCACTGTCGCGGCATTTATCGGGGCGGGATTGCCAGGAATTGCCGGATTAGCAGTAATTGCCCTGGTGGTGTTATTGTTGGTTTTGGGGGTAACGGGTTTAAGTTTAGGTCTGGCTTTTGCCCTCCCTGGTCACATTGAACTAATTGCGGTGATTTTTGTGACTAATTTACCGCTATTATTTGCTAGTACCGCCTTAGCGCCTCTGTCATTTATGCCTCGGTGGTTACAGGTGGTGGCTACCCTGAATCCATTAAGTTATGCGATCGAGCCAATTCGCTATCTTTATACCCATGAGAGTTGGTCTTTCGGTAGCGTGGTCATGGCGGCTCCTTTTGGTAATATAACTTTTGGGGTGGCTTTGGTGGTATTGTTGGCGTTTGCGATCGCCTCCTTATTAATCATTCAACCCCTGTTACGCCGTCGGTTTGCTTAA